The proteins below come from a single Halostagnicola larsenii XH-48 genomic window:
- a CDS encoding IMPACT family protein: MTDTYRTIAEPATAEFVVQGSEFLGHARPVESVDAAEAFVETVEREYADATHNVPAYRVRADADGDFLREYSSDDGEPSGSAGKPALNVLEQEDVENCAVVVTRYYGGTNLGVGGLVRAYSRAVKDAVEAAGIVEERPHERIAITVEYDDSGTVRGIIESEGYEFGATYEAEVSFDVRVPLAEREAFEDRLRSATSGRVDLE; the protein is encoded by the coding sequence GTGACCGACACCTACCGCACCATCGCCGAACCCGCCACCGCCGAGTTCGTCGTCCAGGGATCGGAGTTTCTCGGCCACGCCCGGCCCGTCGAATCCGTCGACGCGGCGGAGGCGTTCGTCGAGACGGTCGAGCGGGAGTACGCAGATGCGACCCACAACGTGCCCGCCTATCGGGTGCGAGCCGACGCGGACGGGGACTTTCTGCGCGAGTACTCGAGCGACGACGGCGAACCCTCGGGCTCCGCGGGGAAGCCGGCGCTGAACGTCCTCGAGCAAGAAGACGTAGAGAACTGCGCGGTCGTCGTGACGCGGTACTACGGCGGAACGAACCTCGGCGTCGGCGGCCTCGTCCGGGCCTACTCGAGGGCGGTCAAAGACGCCGTCGAGGCGGCGGGCATCGTCGAAGAACGGCCCCACGAACGAATCGCGATCACCGTCGAGTACGACGACTCCGGAACCGTCAGAGGAATCATAGAGAGCGAGGGCTACGAGTTCGGCGCGACCTACGAGGCCGAGGTCTCGTTCGACGTTCGCGTTCCGCTCGCCGAGCGCGAAGCGTTCGAGGACCGGCTTCGGAGTGCGACGAGCGGTCGAGTGGACCTCGAGTGA
- a CDS encoding amino acid-binding protein gives MFDEIMEKFEGSPSQQAVIRLLLERGFSVNDEGRVVSGGIEIPNTGIAREIDVDRRVVDSTTDAILEDPELRRIFQNISQVPSLMDLAPVLDLTVLSIEVDDADEKGIVATITGLLADHDISIRQTISEDPEFTDDPRLYLVTDEELPGDLFTDLREITFVRKIELQ, from the coding sequence ATGTTCGACGAGATCATGGAGAAGTTCGAGGGATCGCCGAGCCAGCAGGCGGTTATCCGCCTGCTACTCGAGCGCGGGTTCTCCGTCAACGACGAGGGCCGCGTCGTCTCCGGCGGGATCGAAATTCCGAACACGGGGATTGCCCGGGAGATAGACGTCGACCGGCGGGTCGTCGACTCGACGACCGACGCGATCCTCGAGGATCCGGAACTGCGCCGGATCTTCCAGAACATCTCGCAGGTTCCGAGCCTGATGGACCTCGCACCCGTGCTCGATCTGACCGTCCTCTCGATCGAGGTCGACGACGCGGACGAGAAAGGCATCGTCGCGACGATCACGGGCCTGCTGGCAGATCACGACATCTCGATCCGCCAGACGATCAGCGAGGATCCCGAGTTCACCGACGACCCGCGTCTGTACCTCGTCACCGACGAGGAACTTCCGGGCGATCTCTTTACGGACCTGCGCGAGATCACGTTCGTCCGCAAGATCGAACTCCAGTAA
- the hisB gene encoding imidazoleglycerol-phosphate dehydratase HisB — protein sequence MSERTATVTRETAETTIECTLAVDGSGRADVETGIGFFDHMLTALAKHGLFDLEVDCDGDLEIDDHHTVEDVAIVLGTALSDALGDRTGIVRYADRRVPLDEAVGSAIVDVSSRPRFYFDGSFSQDQIGEFTSDMARHFGESLAMNAGLTLHLAVEGENGHHEVEALFKALARALDDATRFDERREGAPSTKGTLSE from the coding sequence ATGAGCGAGCGAACGGCGACCGTCACCCGAGAGACGGCCGAGACGACGATCGAGTGTACACTCGCGGTCGACGGAAGCGGCAGGGCTGACGTCGAGACCGGAATCGGATTCTTCGATCACATGCTAACGGCGCTTGCCAAACACGGCCTGTTCGACCTCGAGGTCGATTGTGACGGCGATCTCGAGATCGACGACCACCACACGGTCGAGGACGTCGCGATCGTTCTCGGGACGGCGCTGTCGGACGCGCTCGGCGACCGAACGGGAATCGTTCGGTACGCCGATCGCCGGGTGCCGCTGGACGAAGCCGTTGGTTCGGCGATCGTCGATGTGAGCAGCCGTCCACGGTTTTACTTCGACGGGTCGTTCTCGCAGGATCAGATCGGCGAGTTCACGAGTGACATGGCCCGACACTTCGGGGAATCGCTGGCGATGAACGCAGGCCTAACGCTTCACCTGGCGGTCGAGGGCGAGAACGGCCACCACGAAGTCGAGGCGCTGTTCAAGGCGCTCGCTCGAGCGCTCGACGACGCGACGCGGTTCGACGAGCGCCGCGAAGGTGCGCCGAGCACCAAGGGGACGCTCTCGGAGTGA